The Solanum lycopersicum chromosome 6, SLM_r2.1 genome has a window encoding:
- the LOC101254213 gene encoding F-box protein At3g56470-like: protein MANLSELPSHLISTVAERVKVIEDFIAFGAVCISWRTAATKDNFDVYSPQIPLLMLADKDDDYREFYSLSKNKISRIFLPEIRGRRCFPSEGGWMFTDSCTGEFNLFHPFSRTQIQLPSQNALKESLQKDAEITHYTIDKAVLSVNPSHTSDYVLVISDLTYGRGDLAFWRPGDVNWTKIVMRRNARFNSLFHYKGIR, encoded by the exons ATGGCGAACTTGTCAGAATTGCCATCTCACCTCATTAGTACAGTTGCCGAGCGTGTTAAAGTGATTGAAGATTTTATTGCTTTTGGTGCTGTCTGCATCTCATGGCGAACTGCTGCCACTAAAGATAATTTTGATGTATACTCTCCACAAATTCCATTGCTTATGCTAGCAGATAAAGATGATGATTATCGAGAATTTTACTCTCtttccaaaaacaaaatttCACGCATATTTCTCCCAGAAATTAGAGGGCGAAGATGTTTTCCATCAGAGGGAGGTTGGATGTTTACAGACTCATGTACAGGAGAATTTAACTTGTTTCATCCATTTTCCCGTACCCAGATTCAACTTCCTTCACAAAACGCCCTAAAGGAGTCTTTACAGAAAGATGCAGAAATAACTCATTACACAATTGACAAAGCTGTCTTGTCTGTAAATCCTTCTCATACATCAGATTATGTGCTCGTGATTTCCGATCTTACATATGGTAGAGGTGATCTCGCCTTTTGGCGACCGGGAGACGTCAACTGGACTAAAATTGTCATGAGAAGAAATGCTAGATTCAACAGTCTCTTTCACTATAAGG GTATCAGGTGA
- the LOC101254501 gene encoding uncharacterized protein, whose product MKPHIKSGSKTHHSFINLQSFRSLLQQRAHCKPFNFQPNIQVEEEEMEDLWQKMVFPVRRVWGAVSARVKPRKDGAGLLKLQGDIQSCGYEDVQVMWEMLGGTDSELTSRHIKRKAPTVV is encoded by the exons ATGAAACCCCACATCAAGAGTGGAAGCAAAACACATCACTCCTTTATTAATCTCCAGTCATTTCGTTCTTTATTGCAACAAAGAGCACACTGTAAACCCTTTAATTTTCAACCAAACATACAAGTAGAGGAAGAGGAGATGGAGGATTTGTGGCAAAAAATGGTCTTTCCGGTTAGACGTGTTTGGGGTGCTGTTTCTGCTCGTGTCAAGCCTCGTAAAGATG GTGCTGGATTACTGAAGCTTCAAGGCGATATACAGTCCTGTGGATATGAGGATGTACAGGTGATGTGGGAAATGCTTGGAGGGACGGATTCAGAGTTGACATCTCGGCACATCAAGCGTAAAGCGCCAACGGTTGTTTAG